A region of the Burkholderia pyrrocinia genome:
ACTCCTCCCCGTGGCCCGGCAGGCCGTCGAACAGATACAGGCGCGCAACGTCGTCGATCAGGTCGGATACCGACACCTGTTGCACGACGCCGTCGGGCGAGTTCGCGACGAGCCCGAGCCAGCGCGTGCGCGCGGTCGAGATGCCGCTCGCGCGGAACGCCGCGCGGTCGATCCGCATCGTCTGTGTCGCGCGCTCGACGATCAGGCCGATCACGCGCTCGCCGTCGGCGTGGCCCGCGCGGTAGCGCACCATCACGAGCCGCGTCGAGCGCAGCGCATGCGCGCGGCGCCCGAGCGCGAGCATCGGCACGTCGATCACCGGCACCGGCTGGCCGCCGCGCATCAGCAGCCCGGCGATCCATTCGGGTGCGCCGGGCACGGCTTTCGTGATCGCGAGCGGCAGCACCTCTTCGATGCCGGCCGCGTCGAGCGCATAGCGCTCGCCGTCGAGCTCGAACATCAGGAACAGCGCGTGCGCACCGTTCTGCGTGTCGGCGCGTGTCACGCGTCGACCTTGAAGCGCGACACGCTGGTGCGCAACTGGTTCGCGACGAGCGTCAGGTCGTCGATCGCCTGCGACGACTGGCGCAGCGACTCGGCGGTCTGCTGCGCGGCTTCCGACAGTTGCGACAGCGCCTGCGTGATCTGCTCGGCGCCGTTCGCCTGCGTCTGCATCCCTTCGTTGACCATCTGGAAGCGCGGCGCGAGCGTCTGCACCTCGGCGATGATCTGCGACAGCTGCCCGCCGACCTGCTGCACGTCGAGCATTCCGCGGCGCACTTCCTCGGAGAACTTGTCCATCCCCATCACGCCCGCCGACACGGCCGACTGGATTTCCTTCACCGTCTGCTCGATGTCGTAGGTCGCCACGGCCGTCTGGTCGGCAAGGCGGCGGATCTCGGTCGCGACGACCGCGAAGCCGCGGCCGTATTCGCCGGCCTTCTCGGCCTCGATCGCCGCGTTCAGCGACAGCAGGTTGGTCTGGTCGGCCACCTTGGTGATCGTCGCGACCACCTGGTTGATGTTCAGCGCCTTCTCGTTGAGGATCGCGAGCTTCGCGTTCACCGAACCGGCCGCGTCCATCACGCTGCGCATCGTCTCGCCCATCCGCGTGAGCCCGCTCTGGCTCACGCCCGCGAGCGTCGCCGACTGTTCGGCCACGCCAGCCACCTCGTTCATCGTGCGCAGCAGGTCGCGCGACGTTGCGAAGATCTCGCGCGAGGTCGCGCCGATCTCGGTCGTCGTCGCCGCGGTTTCGTTCGCGGTCGCCTGCTGCTCGCGCGACGTCGCCGCGATCTCGGCGACGGACGTCGTCACCTGCAGCGACGACTGCTGCGCGCGCGAGACCAGCTCGGTCAGTTCGTCGGCCATCCGGTTGAAGCCCGTCTCGAGCGTGCCGAATTCGTCGCGGCGGCGCAGGTCGAGGCGGCGCGTCAGGTTGCCGGTGCGCATCACGTCGTGCACCTCGACGAGCCGCGCCATCGGTACGGTGACCGAACGGAACAGCAAATAGCCGAGCGCGAGCGCGGACAGCAGCATGACCGCCAGTGCGGTCGCGAGCACGACCTCGGTGTCCTGCACGGATTCGCGGATCAGCTTGGCGGACTGGTCGGCGAACTTGCGGTTTTCCTGCACCAGCGTGTTCGCGTTCTGCACGACCTCGGCCCACACGGGCTGTACCTTCATGTAGGCTGCCACCGCGTCGTCGCGGGACCCGCGGTGTTTCTGCACGGCATCGTTCAGCAACGGCAGGTAGCGGTCATAGGCACCGAGGAACGTTGCGAAGCGCTGGCGATCGTCGTCGCGGAACGTCGTGGCCTGATAGTCGGCCGACAGCGCATCGACCTGCTTCGTCACGTCCGAGATCTTCGCGAGATTGCGCTGCACGATATCGGCATCGGTCTCGACGAAGGTCGCCTGCTGCAGCAGCACGAACGATTCGTTGACCGACGCGCGCAGCGACGCCGCGAGGTAGACGCCGGGCAGCGAGTCGCGCTCGATGCTGACGGCTTCGGTGTTGATCGCGCGCAGGCGCTCGTAGGACACGCCGGCTGTCACCAGCATCAGCACGAACAGCACGCCGAAGCTGAGCAGGATGCGATTGCCGAGCGTCAGCCGGGCAGCGCCGATCGTCGGATGCAGGCTTTCATTGGTTGCGCGGGGCGTCACGGTGGCCATGTTCGTTATGGGCTTTCTAAAATCAGCGTTGAAAAAATCCACGCCCGCCGGCGCGCCGGACGGCGCGCCACGAGCGCCTCGTGGTCGGAGGCGGACGACGCGGCCCCGGCAGGCCGCGCCGCGAAATCACCGCTCCGCTTGCGCCGGCAGACGAAGCGCGACCATGAAGCCGCGCGCCGTATTGCGCATCAAAATCCGGCCGCGATGCCGCGCCGCCGTCGCGCGGACGAACGCGAGCCCGAGGCCGAAGCCGCTGCGCGCCGCGCCATGCGCGGATTCGAGCTGCACGAACGACTCGGTCGCGGCCGTACGCTGCTCCGGTGCGATGCCGGCGCCGGTATCCTCGACGCCGATCAGCCAGGCATCGTCCTCGCCGCTCAGCGTGCAGTGCACGTCGGTCCCGGCCGGGCCGTACTTCAGCCCGTTGTCGATCAGGTTCGCGACCGCGCGCGTGAGCATCATGCGGTCGCCCATCGTCACGCACTCGGTGTCGGGCACGTGCGCGACGACCCGGCTGCCGCACCCGGCCGCCTTCTCCCACAGCTGGTCGACGGCATCGAGCACGATCTCGTTGAGACACACGACCTCGTGCGCGCGCCGCTCGGACTGCGCGCGGGTCAGGTGGATGAAGCCGTCGGCGAGCGCGAGCGCGCGCCGCGCATGGCCGGCGATACGCTCCATGATCGCCGGCATGTCGCCGTGTTCGGTCCGGTAGACGTCGAGCAGCGCGAGGATCGACGTCTGCGGCGAACGCATGTCGTGCGACAGGAAATCGAGCGCCTCGTCGCGCTGCCGCGACATCAGGTACGAATTCGAGTGATAGCGGATGCGCGCGGTCAGCTCCATCGCGTCGGGGAGCTTCACGAGATAGTCGTTCGCGCCGGCGATGAACGCCTCGCGCTTGACGATCGGCTCCTCCTTCGCGGACAGCACGATGATCGGCACGCGTGCGGTGCCGGCGTCCGCGCGCCACGCGCGAACGAGATCGAGGCCGTCGATGTCCGGCATCACGAGATCCTGCAGGATGACCGTCGGCTTCACGTCGCGCGCGACAGCCATCGCACGGTGTGCGTCGGTGCACACATGCAGGTCGATGTCGTGTTCGCTGCGCAACGCGCGGCGGATCACCTCGCCGACGAACGGTTGATCGTCGACGAGGAGGACCGAAAGCCCTGATTCAAGACAATCCGGGGCATTATCACTGCTCGATTCTTTCATAAATACAGTTTCAAACGCCGAATCTCCAATCGATTCTTTCATAGGAGTTGTTTATCCGACTTGGACGCTATCTTTTATTGGCAGTTGATAAACCCGCCTGATTCCGCCGATTTGGCCTGTCGGCACTGCCTTGCGGGGCTCCGCGCGCCGAGTTTTCCCCGTCGACGGCCGCATTACCTCCGCATTCTTTCTCTCAATAAACATAACCGGCTGATTCTAAATGAAATTAGAACACAGCATCTATCTCCTTCCGGTTTAGTTTTGCCAAATATGCAGAAAGAGCCGGAATCAGATAAATCTGATCATTTCCGGATTCGAAAGACGATAACGTTTGCGCGATCGGCGTAGCGAGGTTTGCATGCGCTGCAAGGCTCGGTCGCGAGCCGTATCGGGGCCTGATGCAAATGCACCGAATCGGCCGGAGGAAGGAAAAAAAAACGGCGCGCCGGGCGAGGATCGGCCCACGCGCATCGGGCCGGCAGGACGCCGGCCCGCGTAATGGCGGGTGCGGCCGCCTACCCGCGCCCGTGATGCGCGGATACTTCCTGCAGGTCGAGATCGCGTTCGAGCATGTGCAGCATCTCGTCGTGGATGCGGCCCGAACGATGCAGACGCAACAGTTCCGCGCGCCCGGCCTTGATCGCGGCCAGCACCACGTCGTAGTGCGCGGTGCGCACTTCCGCCGGATACGCGGGCTCGTTCTTCGCCCGCTCGGTCATTTCCGCGCGATACGTGTATTGCTCGAGCAGGCGTGGATGGATCACCACGCCATGCTCGTCGCGCACGAGCGACTGGATCGCCGCGAGCTGCGCGGCCTCGACGT
Encoded here:
- a CDS encoding chemotaxis protein CheW, coding for MTRADTQNGAHALFLMFELDGERYALDAAGIEEVLPLAITKAVPGAPEWIAGLLMRGGQPVPVIDVPMLALGRRAHALRSTRLVMVRYRAGHADGERVIGLIVERATQTMRIDRAAFRASGISTARTRWLGLVANSPDGVVQQVSVSDLIDDVARLYLFDGLPGHGEESA
- a CDS encoding methyl-accepting chemotaxis protein, with product MATVTPRATNESLHPTIGAARLTLGNRILLSFGVLFVLMLVTAGVSYERLRAINTEAVSIERDSLPGVYLAASLRASVNESFVLLQQATFVETDADIVQRNLAKISDVTKQVDALSADYQATTFRDDDRQRFATFLGAYDRYLPLLNDAVQKHRGSRDDAVAAYMKVQPVWAEVVQNANTLVQENRKFADQSAKLIRESVQDTEVVLATALAVMLLSALALGYLLFRSVTVPMARLVEVHDVMRTGNLTRRLDLRRRDEFGTLETGFNRMADELTELVSRAQQSSLQVTTSVAEIAATSREQQATANETAATTTEIGATSREIFATSRDLLRTMNEVAGVAEQSATLAGVSQSGLTRMGETMRSVMDAAGSVNAKLAILNEKALNINQVVATITKVADQTNLLSLNAAIEAEKAGEYGRGFAVVATEIRRLADQTAVATYDIEQTVKEIQSAVSAGVMGMDKFSEEVRRGMLDVQQVGGQLSQIIAEVQTLAPRFQMVNEGMQTQANGAEQITQALSQLSEAAQQTAESLRQSSQAIDDLTLVANQLRTSVSRFKVDA
- a CDS encoding hybrid sensor histidine kinase/response regulator; the encoded protein is MKESIGDSAFETVFMKESSSDNAPDCLESGLSVLLVDDQPFVGEVIRRALRSEHDIDLHVCTDAHRAMAVARDVKPTVILQDLVMPDIDGLDLVRAWRADAGTARVPIIVLSAKEEPIVKREAFIAGANDYLVKLPDAMELTARIRYHSNSYLMSRQRDEALDFLSHDMRSPQTSILALLDVYRTEHGDMPAIMERIAGHARRALALADGFIHLTRAQSERRAHEVVCLNEIVLDAVDQLWEKAAGCGSRVVAHVPDTECVTMGDRMMLTRAVANLIDNGLKYGPAGTDVHCTLSGEDDAWLIGVEDTGAGIAPEQRTAATESFVQLESAHGAARSGFGLGLAFVRATAARHRGRILMRNTARGFMVALRLPAQAER